ttcctgccccacgGTCACCTCCCGCTCcatggtcacttcctgtcccacggtcacttcctgccccacggtcacttcctgccccagagTCACCTACCGCCCCACGGTCACCTCCCGCTCCacggtcacttcctgtcccacgGTCACCTCTTACCCCAGTCACCTCCCACCCCACGGTCACCTCCCGTCCCACGGTCACCTCCTGCCCCATGGTCACCTCCCGTCCCATGGTCACCTCCTGCCCCATGGTCACCTCCTGTCCCATGGTCACCTCCCGCTCCACAGTCACTTCCCGCTCCATGGTCACCTCCCATCCaacagtcacttcctgtcccatggtcACCTCCCACCCCACAGTCACCTCCCGTCCCATGGTCACCTCCCACCCCACAGTCACCTCCCGTCCCACGGTCACTTCCCACCCCACAGTCACCTCCCACCCCACGGTCACTTCCCATCCCACAGTCACCTCCCGCTCCATGGTCACCTCCCGCTCCATGGTCACTTCCCACCCAtggccacttcctgtcccatggccACTTCCCGCCCCATGGTCACTTCCTGCTCCATGGTCACCTCCCACCCCacggtcacttcctgtcccatggtcACCTCCCACCCCACGGTCACTTCCCACCCCACGGTCACCTCCTGCCCTTTGATTTGGCGATACTTTTCCTGTAGtcagcagctgctggctgctctggACAGAAGGCCAGTTCTATCTTAATTAGTGTGGTCACCTTCCTGTAACTCCTTTTGAAAGGAGACGACAGAGGACGAGCTGCCAGCCCCTGCGTCTCCCTGGTCTGCTCTGGGGCGGCAGGCCATGTACTCTCCACGGCTCTCCCAGCGTGCagtcagcaagaagctggaagggaagcggggccaggacttgaacctggtaCTCTGACAACGGGCCGTGGCCTCAGGACTGTGTGAAACTCCCTGCTCTGGACATGGTGTTTCCATCCCGCGTGACAGCCAGAGTTCAGCAGATATACCCCGAGGGTCCCAGCCCCTGGACTCCGCCGGCCGCCAGCAGGAAGTGGTACAAGACAGCCTGGAACTTCCAGGGCCAAGTTCAGCTGAGGTtggtgtcctgcagtgagtgagCAAGGGACAGTGGGCCCTAGAGGGGGTCCCCTCGAGGGCCTGCCGTGGAGAGGGCAATTTGCTGCATTGCTCGCCTGTCATTTCAAAAAGCGTGACTGGTTTTCAATTTCCCTTAGAAAAACTCATTTCTTTCTCCTCAGTAGGAATTCCCTTCATCCAATTTCGTGCCTCATTTTGCTCAGGGTCAGTCACAGTCTTTAAAGTTTTTGAAACATTTGCATGTTGATGAGCCGCCTGGGTAGGCTGGGCCCTGTGGGTGAAGGGCCCTGGCAGGGCAGAACCGGCCCGAGCACACTGCCACGGTGTGGAGTGCTGGGAGGGGCACAGctcactcagccctggctgctggggactcCGGCCCTAGCCCCCTGTTCTAGGCAGCTGTCCCGCTCCCAAGCCCCAGGCCTGCCCAACACTCTGTCTGATTGGTGGGGGAGACATGGACTCCCTGGCTCTGTGACTGACCCTTGCCCTGCACCTCGGCCCCTCTGCTCCTGGCCCAGTTCCGTGTGTGCCCCTGGGCAGGAGCAAGGCTGACGGACATGGGCTCTCGGTGCCCAGCTGAGTGGGGAGTGTGCAGGACCAGAACCATTCCAAGGCCCCGGGCAGCCCTGTGGCACCTTTGGCCATCCCAGCCATGCTGGTGGCCATCCCTGGCCCCAGGAGCTGGGCCCTGGCTTGGCTGTCTGCCCACTGcaacctgcttcctgccaggctAAACATGGGCAGGTATAGACCCTGTCTCAGGGGTGCCGGGGAAGCCTGGGCCACATTTGGTGGGAATGATCTCGTTATGGACAACCAAACAGCCaagcactggccagagctgctctCAGGAACCGCCAGAGCCTGCCGGGAGACGCCCTTCAGCCCCGCCTGGGACAGGCAGGTAGTCCGCAGGACACCGCTCTGCGGAAGCTCCGCCCCCAAGGCCAGAGAAGGCTGCCAGCTGCTGTTCCCAGAGACCCCACGGGCGTGGTCCCAGGACTTGCTGGGCGCACACACGGGGCCGTGGCCCACGTGGGCCGTCCCACAGCCTGGATGGGAAAGTGTCCTGTGAGCTGCGGGACCATTGCTTTTCAGCTCCTGTGTGAGATCGCGCCAACGCGGACCTGGCAGCTGTCCCGGCCGTGGGCCCTGCTGGCCAGGCCTGTGGGTGACCCCGGGCCTATTCGTGAAAGGGGTGCCGGCACTTGCTTCCCGCCCCCACTGTCCACTCGGCATCCATGGGGAAGGACCCCCGTGCTGGGGGGCAGACAATGGGGGGCCGTCTCAGAGGGCGCTCCTTCCCCCAAGCCCCAGCTGGGTGTCACGGTGACTCCTTCAGGGCCACACAGGCGGCCCACACCCCGCGTGGTCGTGCTGCTGGCCCACTCGGACCAGCACAGGTGTTTCCTGGGGTAGCGGAGGCCAATGGGCAGCAATTCCAGCCGGGCCACCCCTGCCCTCAAGCCCAGGCAGAAGAGAGCCCTCAGCCTGTGCTGGCCACGCCCCGTACCCCAGCTGTGTGGCCGCTGCCCCCTCAACAGCTTCAAGTTGTCTGGGCCTTGGCAAGGTCCTAGCGGCCTCTGAGGGGGTCCTGGCAGAGTCCGCAGGGCCGTGCTGCACCTGCCAAGGTGGACGTGGCCTTGCCTGTGCTGTCCGGGGTTCCTGGCGGCTGCGAGCGGAGCACGTGTGGCCGGCACGAGGGCGTGGCGCGTGCCCCCGTCAGGTCGGCCTGGCCAGCATCGAGCGTGAGCACCTGGGCCGTGGCGGGACTTACCTGGCAGCGAGGCTGGCGGACTTGGCTCCGGCCAGTGAGTCCAGGCCTTCCCCCGGCTTCACCGCTTTCTCTCGGTTCATTTGCTGCAGGATTGAGTTCAATTCACTAATAACGTTGGCCTTGGGGCCGGAGAGGATGGGGCCCTTGACCTCCGTGACGTCGCCCCACAGCTTGGAGGTTCGCGGCTGGAGGACCTTGGCAATGGCCGGCGGGATCCCtccggggggcggcgggggtgcgGGTGGGGGGACCCCGCAGCCGTCCGCATCCTCCTCCAGGAGCGCGTCCTGGTACAGGGCATTACTTTTGTGAATGATGGGTTTCACTTTTGGCTTCGGAGGTACCGGGGGCTTGTCAACCACAAACGCTTGCCCGTCTGCATAGACCGTGCAGGTGTCTGCGTTCTCGCCGCCTTCCGACGACAGCGTGGAGATGCTGGACACGGTGGAGATGGTGCTGGTCGTCTCCAGGTGGTGgtcgctgctgctcctgctgtccaCCTCCTCGATGCCGGAGTCGGCCACGGCGTCGAAGCTCTCCGGGGGCGGCAGGAGCGAGGCGGGCAGGCAGTTGGAAAGGCTGGTGGGCTTCTTGCCATCGGCTGAGCTGACCGAAGGGGTCGGAGCCCCGTCGTTTCTCTTCTGCTTGACCAAGTCCGTGAGCGCGGGGACGGAAGCGACGCGGTCGTCGGGGATATCAAAACTATTTGCAAATTCCAGGGGAGGGGGCAATGGCTCTGTAAAAATAAACTCCTCGTCCAGATCCAGGGACGCCAGAGGGGGAGGAGGGATGCGGAACGGTAAAATCACCGCCTCTTCCACGGAGCCCGCCGCCACGATGGTCCTGCCGGGCGTGGCGGGGGGCTCGGGGGCTGCGGCGATCTGTAAAGCACCTTCGGTTTCGGAAATGCCTTCTGGCACCTCAGGCGGCGAGTCGTCCGGCTCCAGGTCCGCGctctcgtcctcctcctccagggcgCCATCTGCCTTGGCCGCGTCCACCGTGTGCACCATGAGTAGGCCGGCAGGCTTGCGCTGCGACGTGTCCACGATGTCGATGAGCATGGGCCGCTCCTTGCCCACGTCACTCTCGTACTTGTTCTCCGTCTCCTGGCGCCGCAGGGGCCCACGGGTGTTCTGCCTGGTGACCGGAGGGAAGCCAGCGTCCACGCTGGGCCGCATTTTGGTATCGATGTAGAGAGGTTTGTTGAGGTCGGCTTTGGGGGCctcccccttgggaccctgttgcGACTCCTTCATGGCTCGGTCCCTGGCCGAGAGGGCCAGGGCCAGCGGggagctggggtccagaagccGGCCAGTGAGCGGGTGCACGTAGCTCTCGGCTGTGGGGCTGCCCTCGGGCCCCTTGGCTTTGGGTGGGGGGTTTAGGGGCCTCCCTGCCTCGCCCTGGGTGCCGGCCTCGCCTCCACCTGTGAAGTGATCCTCGGGCTCCCTGGACACAGCTCCTGGCGTGGGGGGCGTCAGCTGCTCAGCGCCCTCCTCGTCGCCAAAGTCACCCTCCTCGGGGAACTCGGGGGGCCGTATCCTGGGGGCGGGGGGCCCCAGGCCCACATCCTCGTCCCCCAGGTCCGTGGACAGGAAGGCGGGGGAGTTCCTCTTGGCCTCCAGCCGCTTCTCCCGGTCCCGGACCGCCCCGGCGATGGCGGCGGCGAAGGGGCTGCTGACCGTGAGGGTGTCGTCGGGCCGCAGCGGGCCCGGAGGCTCTGCGGCCTGCGGGTCAATCTCCACgctgctgccctggctgctcttgccgctgctgctggtggagggctCCTTGACAATGAtggtggggatggggatggagCAGGTCTTCTCCGGGCTGTCCTCCACGTTGGACTGCTTCACCAGCATGCCCTTCCGTCGAGCCGGCTTGGCGGGCACGTACACGGCCTTGCTCGCGATCCTGCCCACCTCCGAGTAGGGGTTCTCGGGCATCTGGCCCCGCTTGCTGCGGAAGGTGGCCTGGGGGGCGGCGGTGCGACTGTACAGGTCCTCCGAGTCCAGGGAGTAGCGGTCGAGCTCTCTGCGGTAGAACACACCCTTGTCGCGCATCACGGCGGCCACCGTGTCCGACCTGGTGGCCGGGGACACCTTGGCGGTGGGATTCTGACTGAACGCGGGCTTGATTGTCCCATAGACCCTGGGAGTCGGGGACTTGGGGCAGTTGTAGGTGGTCGGGGAGGGCGGTGGTGGAGACGGGGGCACCgcctggggaggggcggggatgTCCTCCGAGGTGTCCGGCATGGACAAGCTTCTGGTGAACTTCAGCATCGGAGGGGCCAGGAACTGCCTCTCTTCCTCAGTTATTCCTGTAGGCGGAAGACAGGGCTCGCTGTAGGCCGCGGCCATGAGCAAACCCCAGGCGGTTCCCGGGCGGTGCAATCTCCCAGTTCCCACAGACACACACCGACCGCGTATGAGGCCACCAGCTTAGCCCATGCGGTGCTGCGGAGCCAAACAAAGATAAAAAACCTCCAGACAAGAGGGATGCAGGGGCATGTCAGGCGCATGCTGCCGGCAGGTTCTTCCGGGCACAGGTGGCATCCAGTCAGGCCCGGGGGTCCTGGCCCCTGAACCCCAGGCTGCTCTCTGGGCACAGCCTGAATGGGCCCAGGGGCTGTCCCAGCACACCTGTGTATGCACACATGtctgctgggggctgggctggctggatCAGCAACCGTCCACCTTGTCCCTTCTGGGCTTGCCAGGGTTACCCCACTGGAATGAGGGTACACAATGCCGCATCTGCTTGCATGGCACgggcagcctgcagcaccaggccCCGTGCCCTGGGGGACTTGGGGGAACCTGGAGTCCCTTCCAGGAAGCTGGCTGCCTGCTCTGACCCCGTGGGCAGTGCTACCTGCCAGCCCCTCTCGGCTCCGCAGACAGCTGTGTGGGAGCGGGCTGCACGGGCCAGCCCGGAGGTGGGCACTCTGGCCATGGCACACACCCAGGAGGGGAGACATCCACCACGGTGCCGCACTAAGGAGTGGGGGGGCCTGTCAGGGCTGGGGTCC
The sequence above is a segment of the Ochotona princeps isolate mOchPri1 chromosome 4, mOchPri1.hap1, whole genome shotgun sequence genome. Coding sequences within it:
- the SHANK2 gene encoding SH3 and multiple ankyrin repeat domains protein 2 isoform X1 is translated as MLPRPAGEPGDESAVMLSAPGGGAAAAVRMTGYNHGRSPRNSLYSDCLIEEKTVVLQKKDSEGFGFVLRGAKADTPIEEFTPTPAFPALQYLESVDEGGVAWQAGLRTGDFLIEVNNENVVKVGHRQVVNMIRQGGNHLLLKVVTVSRNLDPDDTARKKAPPPPKRAPTTALTLRSKSMTSELEELDKPDEVLPVAKPSRTAENVAVESRVATIKQRPTSRCFPATSDMNSVYERQGIAVMTPTVPGSPKGPFLGLPRGITEEERQFLAPPMLKFTRSLSMPDTSEDIPAPPQAVPPSPPPPSPTTYNCPKSPTPRVYGTIKPAFSQNPTAKVSPATRSDTVAAVMRDKGVFYRRELDRYSLDSEDLYSRTAAPQATFRSKRGQMPENPYSEVGRIASKAVYVPAKPARRKGMLVKQSNVEDSPEKTCSIPIPTIIVKEPSTSSSGKSSQGSSVEIDPQAAEPPGPLRPDDTLTVSSPFAAAIAGAVRDREKRLEAKRNSPAFLSTDLGDEDVGLGPPAPRIRPPEFPEEGDFGDEEGAEQLTPPTPGAVSREPEDHFTGGGEAGTQGEAGRPLNPPPKAKGPEGSPTAESYVHPLTGRLLDPSSPLALALSARDRAMKESQQGPKGEAPKADLNKPLYIDTKMRPSVDAGFPPVTRQNTRGPLRRQETENKYESDVGKERPMLIDIVDTSQRKPAGLLMVHTVDAAKADGALEEEDESADLEPDDSPPEVPEGISETEGALQIAAAPEPPATPGRTIVAAGSVEEAVILPFRIPPPPLASLDLDEEFIFTEPLPPPLEFANSFDIPDDRVASVPALTDLVKQKRNDGAPTPSVSSADGKKPTSLSNCLPASLLPPPESFDAVADSGIEEVDSRSSSDHHLETTSTISTVSSISTLSSEGGENADTCTVYADGQAFVVDKPPVPPKPKVKPIIHKSNALYQDALLEEDADGCGVPPPAPPPPPGGIPPAIAKVLQPRTSKLWGDVTEVKGPILSGPKANVISELNSILQQMNREKAVKPGEGLDSLAGAKSASLAARSPEVMSTVSGTRSTTVTFTVRPGTSQPITLQSRPPDYESRTSGPRRAPSPVVSPTELSKELLPAPLSAAASPSPALSDVFSLPSQPPSGDLFGLNPAGRSRSPSPSILQQPISNKPFTTKPVHLWTKPDVADWLESLNLGEHKETFLDNEIDGSHLPNLQKEDLIDLGVTRVGHRMNIERALRQLLDR